A part of Onthophagus taurus isolate NC chromosome 7, IU_Otau_3.0, whole genome shotgun sequence genomic DNA contains:
- the LOC111423790 gene encoding integrator complex subunit 7, whose amino-acid sequence MLGVRVNIFIDNSLGEPEQDANSALTELDKGLRSGKVGEQCEAIVRFPRLFEKYPFPILINASLLKLADVFRVGNNFLRMCVLRVCQQSEKHLDKISNVDEFVKRIFSVIHSNDPIARALTLRTLGAVAGIIPERQQVHHSIRSSLDSHDNVEIEAAICAATQFAAQSKTFAISMCNKISNMIQGQSTPASMKLELIPILQYMYHDTHTAAMVRKLATDLLPGYPAEDFVQVILTTLTKLAATTLVDIPSQVELLLEYLHEDSRFQIKSSVLQQLYELAKPGAHLWPPGAVDSIIDMAYTTESPRILRLSLRVIKVLVESPLICAQHQDPDSKLRKLCLNMSLSSRICLAVQAIQILTQILCYGFVENSQVSGTNDVIQALESLILLLTQSEDKNQLELKLTLKCAVRLCEYKLDYCEKFLQLLGSRLGSVDSSFSITICESLGAIGSLQPEALLILIEDILKHLSTLSKVNNPTSKQSLTKVMLCTLIFQSMCGYKWRMDVELAIKEVTNNNNINLWANYRIGRAAMRYGHHKAALSIFEDLTEQVSSEHLHFWLVCLKEICTAESELIQNNPEDCDDEEKTLVDRLSFAVVHYNKAIAALKAATTPSNHLHFQAEYMRIRSEFLQCLIQVIHTCNILCVVPPPAIASTLAQTTRDEFMRHGYLTNQMRKCVKEFQNCSEMYWGLYQTAFDADPSTLENLQILQQMCVLFEQCVENISINTSLSKPEILDFVSKNTRLECKQLIQGCKIATEIAGGICKKDSPQTITHKHANILRTIANVLSNTTLPIPRFFFQILQSTTIKLSVSPQPRVMGEFISIQFGSQLAVKVEGVVQHAQKPGLFRKVDGVVVSISTQLQTNTKNKDSSNVSDTKANLETISTVLQQTVTPHKDFFTAQFLLAFPKGGQYVLSIEASIVDEVGNVWKTGPRSTLTVKVPEEIKNTPISMPGMAGTANVILMPEDNHFIKPGQKK is encoded by the exons atgttAGGTGTTAGAgtgaatatttttatagatAATAGTCTTGGAGAACCCGAACAAGACGCAAATTCCGCATTAACGGAATTAGATAAAGGATTGAGATCAGGAAAAGTCGGGGAACAATGCGAGGCAATCGTTCGATTTCCGCGTCTTTTCGAAAAATATCCATTTCCGATTCTAATTAACGcgtctttattaaaattagcTGACGTTTTTCGTGTAGG aaataattttttacgaATGTGCGTATTGCGAGTTTGCCAGCAAAGTGAGAAGcatttagataaaatttccAATGTTGACGAATTCGTTAAACGAATCTTCAGTGTTATACACAGTAACGATCCTATAGCTCGAGCTTTAACTTTGAGAACTTTAGGTGCTGTTGCTGGAATTATTCCCGAGAGGCAACAAGTACATCATAGCATAAGAAGCAGCTTAGATTCACATGATAACGTTGAAATTGAAGCTGCTATTTGTGCCGCCACACAATTTGCAGCTCAATCAaa aaCATTTGCAATCAGTATGTgcaacaaaatttcaaatatgatTCAAGGCCAATCAACCCCAGCTAGTATGAAATTAGAATTGATTCCTATCCTACAATACATGTATCATGACACTCATACAGCAGCGATGGTTAGAAAACTTGCAACAGATCTTCTACCAGGTTATCCCGCGGAAGATTTCGTCCAGGTTATTTTAACAACACTAACTAAATTAGCTGCAACCACTCTTGTTGATATTCCAAGTCAAGTTGAACTTTTATTGGAGTATTTACACGAAGATTCTCGATTTCAAATCAAATCTAGTGTTTTGCAACAATTGTATGAGTTAGCTAAACCAGGTGCTCATCTTTGGCCCCCAGGGGCTGTTGATTCAATCATTGATATGGCTTATACAACTGAATCGCCAAGAATATTAAGACTTTCTTTAC gtGTTATAAAAGTATTGGTGGAATCTCCTTTAATTTGTGCTCAACATCAAGATCCTGACTCTAAATTAAGGAAATTGTGTTTAAATATGTCGCTAAGTTCAAGGATTTGTTTGGCGGTtcaagcaattcaaattttaacacaaattttgtGTTACGG ATTTGTTGAAAATTCTCAAGTTTCTGGTACAAATGACGTCATCCAAGCTTTAGAATCATTAATCTTACTGTTAACTCAATCTGAAGACAAAAATCAATTGGAATTaaagttaactttaaaatgcgCCGTTCGTTTGTGTGAATACAAATTGGATTATTGCGAAAAATTTCTTCAACTACTTGGTTCTAGATTAGGATCAGTTGATA gttcATTTTCAATCACAATTTGTGAATCTTTAGGAGCTATAGGTAGTTTACAACCTGAAGCTCTCTTAATCTTAATTGAAGACATCCTAAAACACTTATCAACACtttcaaaagttaataatccaACTTCAAAACAATCCCTAACAAAAGTAATGTTGTGCACgttaatttttcaaagtatGTGCGGTTATAAATGGAGGATGGATGTTGAATTGGCGATAAAAGAAGTTAcgaataataacaatattaatttatgggCGAATTATCGTATTGGAAGAGCAGCAATGCGTTATGGGCATCATAAAGCAGCTTTGTCGATTTTTGAGGATTTAACCGAACAGGTTAGTTCGGAACATTTACATTTCTGGTTGGTttgtttaaaggaaatttgtaCTGCTGAATCggaattaatacaaaataatccTGAGGATTGTGATGATGAAGAGAAAACTTTGGTTGATCGATTAAGTTTCGCTGTTGTTCATTATAACAAAGCAATTGCAGCACTTAAG gCGGCCACAACACCATCAAatcatttacattttcaagCCGAATACATGCGCATCCGTTCCGAATTTCTACAATGTTTAATTCAAGTAATTCATACATGCAACATTCTCTGCGTTGTTCCACCCCCAGCGATTGCTTCAACTTTAGCCCAGACAACGCGAGACGAATTCATGCGACACGGTTATTTAACGAATCAAATGCGGAAATGCGTTaaagaatttcaaaattgcAGTGAAATGTATTGGGGGTTATATCAAACGGCGTTCGATGCTGATCCATCTACATTAGAAAATTTACAAAT ATTACAACAAATGTGTGTTCTTTTCGAACAATGCGTTGAAAATATATCCATCAATACAAGCCTTTCTAAACCggaaattttagattttgtttcaaaaaatactCGGTTAGAATGCAAACAATTGATTCAAGGATGTAAAATAGCTACGGAAATTGCGGGTGGGATTTGTAAAAAAGATAGCCCTCAAACTATAACACATAAG cATGCAAATATATTGAGAACAATCGCGAATGTTCTCTCAAACACAACACTTCCAATTCCGAGATTTTTCTTCCAAATCCTTCAATCAACAACAATAAAACTAAGCGTTTCGCCTCAACCCCGCGTTATGGGCGAATTTATTAGTATCCAATTCGGATCTCAATTAGCCGTTAAAGTTGAAGGAGTTGTCCAACACGCTCAAAAACCAGGATTATTTCGTAAAGTAGACGGAGTCGTCGTTAGTATTTCAACTCAATTGCAAAcgaacacaaaaaataaagattcaAGCAATGTTTCTGATACAAAAGCTAATTTAGAAACGATTTCAACGGTTTTACAACAAACTGTTACACCCCACAAAGATTTCTTTACAGCACAATTTCTTCTTGCGTTCCCGAAAGGGGGTCAATATGTACTTTCTATAGAGGCTTCCATAGTGGATGAAGTAGGAAACGTTTGGAAAACGGGACCTCGATCGACCTTAACTGTTAAGGTAccagaagaaattaaaaacactCCAATTTCAATGCCTGGAATGGCCGGAACTGCTAATGT TATATTGATGCCTGAAgataatcattttattaaacctggacaaaaaaaataa